One region of Luteolibacter yonseiensis genomic DNA includes:
- a CDS encoding D-hexose-6-phosphate mutarotase produces MSDLEKFEIPGHLRITPGNGGLPKLLIETGGSTAEIYLHGAHVTGFQKKGEPPLLFMSARSEFVAGAPIRGGVPVIFPWFGPREGFPSHGTARLSEWTILQTALLPDGSVRVDLALAGADDFEVGFVVTAGDSLGMELTVKNTGDAGRSFANCLHTYFQVGDIHKVSISGLQGTGYTDSLTARSEVEAGPSILIDREVDRIYQDTTATVDIHDPSLGRTIHVAKSGSNSTVVWNPWIDKSIRMPDFGDEEYLQMLCVESGNIAKNQITLAPSASSTLKVEISSSAL; encoded by the coding sequence ATGAGCGACCTCGAAAAATTCGAAATCCCCGGACATCTCCGGATCACACCGGGCAACGGCGGCCTGCCGAAACTTCTGATCGAAACCGGAGGAAGCACCGCGGAGATCTATCTGCACGGCGCGCACGTCACGGGGTTTCAGAAAAAGGGTGAACCGCCGTTGCTTTTCATGAGCGCCAGGAGCGAGTTTGTCGCCGGAGCTCCGATCCGTGGCGGCGTACCGGTCATTTTCCCATGGTTCGGCCCGCGCGAGGGGTTTCCGTCCCATGGCACCGCCCGCCTCAGCGAGTGGACCATCCTTCAGACGGCGCTGCTGCCTGACGGCTCCGTGCGGGTGGATCTCGCGCTGGCCGGAGCGGACGATTTCGAGGTCGGTTTCGTCGTCACCGCGGGCGACAGCCTCGGCATGGAGCTGACCGTGAAAAATACGGGTGACGCCGGGCGATCCTTCGCGAACTGCCTGCACACTTATTTCCAGGTCGGCGACATCCACAAGGTTTCCATCAGCGGCCTGCAGGGCACCGGTTATACGGACTCGCTCACCGCCCGATCCGAAGTCGAGGCCGGGCCCTCCATCCTCATCGACCGGGAGGTGGACCGCATCTATCAGGACACCACCGCCACGGTCGACATCCACGATCCATCGCTGGGCCGCACCATCCACGTTGCGAAATCCGGCTCCAATTCGACCGTCGTGTGGAACCCATGGATCGACAAGTCCATCCGCATGCCCGACTTCGGTGACGAGGAGTACCTGCAAATGCTCTGCGTGGAATCCGGAAACATTGCCAAAAACCAGATCACCCTCGCGCCATCCGCCAGCTCCACCCTGAAGGTGGAGATTTCCAGCAGCGCGCTGTGA
- the ftsA gene encoding cell division protein FtsA, which translates to MARRTKIHVGLEIGTSKTCMVVGEVKPDSAVKILGIGVTKTAGVRKGEIYDFSQARACLKDALAKAEDASDVVIGSVFLAVTGSHIQGVNNRGTFRLPDGEPTVAPEHVEEARTIAREVHIPQDHVYLHPIIRNYWLDGLEHSTSPVGLFGKTVEADFHIVHGIGTRIQNSIKLVREMPLEVDDIVFSPIATAQMALDREQRERGALVIDIGAGTTDYALYLNGAIAASGCIPVGGDHVTNDIHLVTGLPFSKADRLKILEGDASADPVKSVGTAKLTDDRGFAEVEVGRGVLNEIIRQRLEETLKLVRARLPIGAVENIGAGIFLTGGTSLMRGFDGLAFDVFGRDIYRPETPEISGVQASFKDPHYATAIGLIRYAQILETERATPPGIIGKIGRMFWPFGK; encoded by the coding sequence ATGGCCCGTCGCACGAAAATTCATGTCGGACTCGAAATCGGCACCAGCAAGACCTGCATGGTCGTCGGCGAGGTGAAGCCGGACAGCGCCGTAAAGATCCTCGGCATCGGAGTGACGAAAACCGCGGGTGTCCGGAAAGGGGAGATCTATGATTTCTCCCAGGCCCGCGCCTGTCTGAAAGACGCGCTCGCCAAGGCGGAAGACGCAAGCGACGTGGTCATCGGCAGCGTTTTCCTCGCGGTGACCGGCTCCCACATCCAGGGCGTCAACAACCGCGGCACCTTCCGCCTGCCGGATGGAGAACCCACCGTCGCTCCCGAGCACGTCGAGGAAGCCCGCACCATCGCCCGCGAGGTTCACATCCCGCAGGACCACGTCTATCTGCACCCCATCATCCGGAACTACTGGCTGGACGGACTCGAACACTCGACCTCCCCGGTCGGATTGTTCGGAAAAACCGTCGAGGCGGATTTCCACATCGTCCACGGCATCGGCACGCGCATTCAGAACAGCATCAAGCTGGTGAGGGAAATGCCGCTGGAGGTGGATGACATCGTCTTCTCACCCATCGCCACCGCGCAGATGGCGCTGGACCGCGAGCAGCGGGAGCGTGGAGCCCTCGTCATCGACATCGGGGCGGGGACCACGGATTACGCGCTCTATCTGAACGGCGCCATCGCCGCGTCCGGCTGCATTCCCGTCGGCGGAGACCACGTGACGAATGACATCCACCTGGTCACCGGCCTGCCGTTTTCGAAAGCGGACCGGCTGAAGATCCTGGAAGGGGATGCCTCCGCGGATCCGGTGAAATCCGTCGGCACGGCGAAACTCACCGACGACCGCGGCTTCGCGGAAGTGGAGGTCGGCCGCGGCGTGCTCAACGAAATCATCCGCCAGCGGCTTGAGGAGACGCTGAAGCTCGTCCGCGCGCGCCTGCCCATCGGTGCCGTTGAAAACATCGGTGCCGGAATATTCCTGACAGGCGGCACCAGCCTCATGCGCGGGTTCGACGGTCTCGCGTTCGACGTCTTCGGCCGCGACATCTACCGTCCCGAGACTCCGGAGATCAGCGGCGTGCAGGCGAGTTTCAAGGATCCCCACTACGCCACCGCCATCGGCCTCATCCGCTACGCGCAGATTCTCGAAACCGAGCGCGCCACCCCGCCGGGAATCATCGGAAAGATCGGCCGCATGTTCTGGCCGTTCGGAAAATGA
- a CDS encoding cell division protein FtsZ, with product MIPYTRDPQQTIPTSAVKIIGLGGAGANMLERIALDGMEGAELLALNTDIRTLASCLAREKIQLGVNLTKGLGAGGDPVLGHQAILESEEQIRAAIQGRRIVFLCTGLGGGTGSGAAPIITRIAREEGAFVVVFATMPFAFEGKRRREQAETALNELAVLSNALVTFDNNRMGELVLAKQGIHEAFAAADHMICESIKAVIRLVVRPGLINVGLDDLMSALRTNRSRCLFGSGISSGKDRASKALKNALNSPLLDQGALLKDAQTVLVHLSGGEDLTLFEIELLMQRLQKFVPDKAHVLFGAAIDPAMGDSLSITLISALPEDYLASAPRESLSHHTPENPLLDPSQGFTPPAEKTVEPEVVKAAEPRPEPEPVRNFIAPIPEFTAAPEPAAAPATEPAAVSPLSKFRRAAATVAAIPSLFDDERPFAEPDYATKPEQAAPPAPEPEPESPMDAFTFAEPAPEPAATDEAPTAARTEPVYAEADEPDPEPIEAIEAVPQPAVFVPGPKRRPSISIPWGKTKPAEFPEDLAEPAPPVEPEAFAAPEPAAAAPVEAELPKLKLGIKSGGSQSELSLDSAPRGRFEGESPNVFDGEDLDLPPFLRKKK from the coding sequence ATGATCCCCTACACCCGAGATCCCCAGCAAACGATCCCCACCTCCGCAGTCAAAATCATCGGCCTCGGCGGGGCGGGGGCGAACATGTTGGAGAGGATCGCCCTCGACGGCATGGAGGGCGCCGAACTGCTGGCCCTGAACACGGACATCCGCACGCTGGCCTCGTGCCTCGCCCGGGAAAAGATCCAACTGGGCGTGAACCTCACCAAGGGCCTCGGTGCCGGTGGGGATCCGGTGCTCGGGCACCAGGCGATTCTGGAGTCGGAGGAACAGATCCGCGCCGCCATCCAGGGCCGCCGCATTGTCTTCCTCTGCACCGGGCTCGGTGGCGGCACCGGTTCCGGCGCGGCTCCCATCATCACCCGGATCGCCCGGGAGGAAGGCGCGTTTGTCGTTGTCTTCGCCACCATGCCCTTCGCCTTCGAGGGCAAACGCCGCCGCGAACAGGCCGAGACCGCTCTCAACGAGCTCGCGGTCCTGTCAAACGCGCTGGTCACTTTCGACAACAACCGCATGGGCGAGCTCGTGCTGGCGAAACAAGGAATACACGAGGCTTTCGCCGCCGCGGACCACATGATCTGCGAGTCCATCAAGGCGGTCATCCGCCTGGTGGTAAGGCCCGGACTGATCAACGTGGGCCTCGACGATCTCATGAGCGCGCTGCGCACGAACCGCTCGCGCTGCCTGTTCGGTTCCGGCATTTCATCCGGCAAGGACCGGGCGTCGAAGGCTCTCAAAAACGCCCTCAACAGCCCGTTGCTGGATCAGGGCGCGCTGCTGAAGGACGCACAAACCGTGCTCGTCCATCTTTCCGGTGGCGAGGACCTGACACTTTTCGAAATCGAGCTGCTCATGCAGCGCCTGCAAAAGTTCGTTCCGGACAAGGCCCACGTCCTGTTCGGCGCCGCGATCGACCCGGCGATGGGGGACTCCCTCTCCATCACCCTCATCAGCGCCCTGCCCGAGGATTATCTCGCCAGCGCCCCCCGGGAGTCGCTGAGCCACCACACGCCGGAAAACCCGCTGCTGGATCCCAGCCAAGGGTTCACCCCGCCTGCCGAAAAAACCGTGGAGCCCGAGGTGGTGAAGGCTGCCGAGCCCCGGCCGGAACCGGAACCGGTCAGGAATTTCATCGCTCCCATCCCTGAGTTCACAGCCGCCCCGGAACCGGCAGCCGCGCCCGCGACGGAACCCGCCGCCGTTTCTCCGCTCTCCAAGTTCCGCCGCGCGGCCGCCACGGTCGCCGCGATTCCTTCCTTGTTCGACGACGAGCGCCCCTTCGCCGAACCAGACTACGCCACGAAACCGGAGCAGGCGGCGCCACCCGCGCCCGAGCCGGAACCCGAGTCTCCGATGGACGCCTTCACCTTCGCGGAACCCGCTCCGGAACCGGCTGCCACGGATGAAGCTCCAACCGCGGCCCGCACCGAACCTGTCTATGCCGAGGCGGACGAGCCCGACCCCGAGCCGATCGAAGCCATCGAAGCGGTGCCCCAGCCCGCCGTATTCGTTCCGGGACCGAAAAGACGTCCTTCGATCTCGATCCCGTGGGGCAAGACCAAACCTGCGGAATTCCCCGAGGACCTGGCGGAGCCCGCTCCACCGGTGGAACCCGAGGCATTCGCCGCCCCGGAGCCTGCCGCGGCGGCACCTGTCGAGGCAGAGCTGCCAAAGCTGAAACTCGGCATCAAATCCGGCGGTTCCCAGAGCGAGCTTTCCCTCGACTCCGCACCACGGGGCCGTTTCGAAGGCGAGTCACCGAACGTTTTCGACGGGGAGGATCTCGATCTTCCTCCGTTCCTGCGGAAGAAAAAATAA